From Sulfuracidifex tepidarius, one genomic window encodes:
- a CDS encoding nucleotidyltransferase domain-containing protein, translating into MRRWREYSQKVREAVRGVDPRARVYVIGGVAEDRVTVYSDIDLLIVFPYKVSRTEMNRRILSIAFDEYSLPWDAPVELHIVDEEGAKEYFRHAKRVIEIP; encoded by the coding sequence ATGAGGAGATGGAGGGAATACTCCCAGAAAGTTAGAGAAGCAGTGAGGGGTGTGGACCCAAGAGCTAGGGTCTACGTTATAGGAGGGGTCGCTGAGGATCGCGTCACAGTCTACAGCGACATCGACTTGTTGATAGTATTCCCGTACAAGGTAAGCAGGACGGAGATGAACAGAAGGATACTCTCAATAGCTTTCGACGAGTACTCACTCCCCTGGGATGCACCAGTGGAACTACACATAGTTGACGAGGAAGGAGCAAAGGAATACTTCAGGCACGCTAAGAGAGTCATCGAAATCCCTTGA
- a CDS encoding type II toxin-antitoxin system VapC family toxin gives MSYVFDSSSIYVLLNRGEIGLLGGNYTSLLAKFELGNMVWKEVFLHKRISKEEGAILTSFVSKVLSNMNLEDVDCKEVEEIAVDYGITFYDASYTWLTKTLNLPLVTEDVKLKKAIEEKKKLKVLSVDEFIQ, from the coding sequence ATGAGTTACGTTTTCGATTCTTCATCAATTTATGTCCTGTTGAACAGAGGAGAAATAGGTCTTCTAGGAGGGAATTATACAAGCCTGCTAGCTAAGTTTGAGTTAGGGAATATGGTCTGGAAGGAAGTGTTTCTTCATAAGAGGATAAGCAAGGAGGAAGGGGCAATACTAACGTCCTTCGTTTCCAAGGTGCTAAGCAACATGAACTTGGAGGATGTAGACTGTAAAGAGGTAGAGGAAATAGCGGTAGATTACGGAATAACCTTTTATGACGCGTCATATACTTGGTTGACGAAGACGCTCAATTTACCCCTAGTCACTGAGGACGTTAAGCTCAAGAAGGCAATCGAAGAAAAGAAGAAATTGAAAGTCTTATCGGTAGATGAATTTATACAATAA
- a CDS encoding cytosine permease — protein sequence MESNIENEVKLDVSDYGQTSETVPKTFYNRNLIPLPRSMKNWTWVNFTTVWAGMVHNIVQFEIAALLTFEFGPIWALLITGLAYGTQLVVMFLNGHMGAKWGIPFPVSVRSMYGLKGASIPVILRGFVALFWFSVQTYVGGTIINAVLSIFSPYWASLDSNVLGMPENIALSFLIFWSINVAVLFKGMQEVKYFELVVGPLIMGILGALAIYGVQLAHGVGNLFSVAPSMSLNFNDVSLAIASLAGAYATLALNIMDFTRFSKTQKDQVVGQAIGFPILFVIFTFIVVLIVSTMIYSFKISIAEAPNYVNPVNIMYLFTHNPLITLILGITLIFATVGVNVAANLVSPIYDLISLFPRKFSTWNKAAVIASVLGIGYVPWLWYSNAGSLFDALNIIGTSLGAVAGVMIAKYWLLDRTKMKLVDLFTPKGLYWYKDGVSANAIISTLIGGLVPLIGVVLPSLSLIYDYGWYIAIIVSMLVFILLSKRD from the coding sequence ATGGAGTCAAACATAGAAAACGAAGTTAAATTGGACGTCTCAGACTACGGACAGACGTCTGAGACCGTACCTAAGACTTTCTACAACAGGAACTTGATACCCCTTCCTCGCTCCATGAAAAACTGGACGTGGGTAAATTTCACTACAGTTTGGGCCGGAATGGTCCATAACATAGTACAATTCGAGATTGCAGCATTGTTAACTTTCGAGTTCGGACCCATATGGGCCCTTTTGATAACCGGTCTCGCGTACGGTACTCAGTTAGTCGTCATGTTCCTCAATGGGCACATGGGAGCAAAATGGGGGATACCTTTTCCAGTGAGCGTGAGGTCTATGTACGGGCTTAAAGGAGCCTCGATACCCGTGATCCTGAGGGGGTTTGTAGCATTATTCTGGTTCTCTGTGCAGACATATGTAGGCGGTACAATAATCAACGCAGTACTCTCCATTTTCTCCCCTTATTGGGCTTCATTGGACTCCAATGTTCTTGGGATGCCTGAAAACATAGCACTGTCATTTCTCATATTCTGGAGCATTAACGTTGCAGTTCTATTTAAAGGGATGCAGGAAGTGAAGTACTTCGAGCTGGTAGTTGGCCCCCTAATAATGGGCATATTGGGTGCTCTCGCAATTTACGGAGTCCAACTGGCTCACGGGGTGGGAAACCTCTTCTCAGTAGCTCCGAGCATGTCCTTGAACTTTAACGACGTATCTCTTGCGATCGCATCCCTAGCTGGGGCCTACGCAACGTTAGCACTGAACATAATGGACTTCACAAGGTTCTCCAAGACTCAGAAGGATCAGGTAGTCGGTCAAGCCATAGGATTTCCAATTCTATTTGTGATTTTCACTTTCATAGTGGTGCTGATTGTCTCCACAATGATCTATTCATTCAAAATAAGCATTGCTGAGGCTCCGAACTACGTGAACCCGGTGAACATAATGTATCTCTTCACTCATAACCCGTTGATAACCTTGATTCTAGGTATAACCTTGATATTTGCAACGGTGGGAGTGAACGTGGCAGCTAATCTAGTATCTCCAATATACGATCTCATAAGCCTGTTCCCAAGGAAGTTCTCTACATGGAACAAAGCTGCGGTGATAGCGTCTGTGCTTGGAATAGGATACGTCCCTTGGTTATGGTACTCAAATGCTGGGTCGCTCTTCGATGCCCTAAATATCATCGGGACTTCCTTAGGTGCTGTAGCAGGAGTAATGATAGCTAAATACTGGTTGTTGGACAGGACTAAGATGAAGCTAGTGGATTTATTCACTCCAAAGGGACTATACTGGTACAAAGACGGAGTTAGCGCAAACGCGATTATTTCTACGTTGATAGGAGGTCTAGTGCCTCTCATAGGAGTCGTCCTACCTTCTCTATCTTTAATTTACGACTATGGGTGGTACATCGCTATAATAGTTAGTATGTTAGTTTTCATCTTATTGAGTAAAAGAGACTGA
- a CDS encoding FAD-binding oxidoreductase, whose product MERLSKFLMKEGIEYSSHGDYGDWSWTSPVLSEIKGKEPSLIVFPKNEEEVIKIVEVIREEHVPLVPRGKGFNNVGGLILNKENSVILETTKTSWITENENHVQLGPGTPYYSKGKFTFNPRVYPSTFEREVTVGGNFCGGAYGIGSYRYGPNWDQVLRIRMVNPKGRLVTLEGEDTKVAAHAMGTTGIVTWLEIMRNPQKILPFLYFFDNIIELEKFLMRAYDEALPFYHLSALSPSAMNYIFGLDGRWGLLGAVEEDVVEEVPKGADGKEIWRKRSLFNSGMVEYFIEKGERPFYTVYKVDVDQVSEFISKAGAEVKSPMFEMNLTNEGKARILTISSVPFHVDFYGDSLFNVNSPYINNRVTPSHLNKIKMYKRLYDKEDLFNPGKIRFDK is encoded by the coding sequence ATGGAGAGACTTTCCAAGTTTCTAATGAAGGAAGGAATAGAATATAGTTCCCATGGGGACTACGGAGATTGGAGCTGGACTTCTCCGGTTCTTTCCGAAATAAAGGGAAAAGAACCATCTCTCATCGTTTTTCCGAAGAATGAGGAAGAGGTAATCAAGATTGTTGAGGTAATAAGAGAAGAACACGTCCCCCTAGTCCCGCGTGGAAAGGGTTTCAATAACGTAGGAGGTCTCATACTGAACAAGGAGAACTCAGTCATCCTTGAGACTACAAAGACGAGCTGGATTACAGAGAATGAGAATCACGTACAGTTAGGCCCGGGAACACCTTATTATAGTAAGGGTAAATTCACCTTCAATCCCAGGGTATATCCATCCACTTTCGAAAGGGAGGTTACAGTCGGAGGAAACTTCTGCGGTGGAGCTTACGGCATAGGGTCTTACAGATACGGACCTAATTGGGACCAGGTCTTGAGGATCAGAATGGTGAACCCTAAAGGTAGACTAGTGACTTTGGAGGGCGAAGACACTAAGGTTGCTGCACATGCCATGGGTACTACTGGGATAGTTACATGGTTGGAGATCATGAGAAACCCGCAGAAAATATTACCTTTTCTGTATTTTTTTGATAATATTATTGAATTAGAGAAATTTTTGATGAGGGCTTACGATGAGGCGTTACCTTTCTATCACCTGAGCGCCCTCTCCCCTTCAGCTATGAACTACATCTTCGGTCTGGACGGTAGATGGGGTCTACTAGGCGCTGTTGAGGAAGACGTAGTGGAAGAGGTACCAAAAGGAGCGGACGGAAAGGAAATATGGCGTAAGAGAAGTCTATTCAACAGTGGAATGGTGGAATACTTCATAGAGAAAGGAGAAAGGCCTTTCTACACAGTTTACAAGGTAGATGTAGATCAGGTATCTGAATTCATATCTAAAGCTGGAGCAGAGGTCAAGTCTCCCATGTTTGAAATGAACCTTACGAACGAAGGCAAGGCTAGGATACTCACCATCTCCTCTGTCCCTTTCCACGTGGACTTCTATGGGGATTCTTTGTTTAACGTGAACTCTCCTTACATTAACAACAGAGTCACGCCATCACACCTGAACAAGATCAAGATGTATAAGAGGCTTTACGACAAGGAAGACTTGTTCAACCCAGGGAAAATCAGATTTGATAAGTAA
- a CDS encoding winged helix-turn-helix domain-containing protein, translated as MDIFEAISNETRRKAIKILKEKGKASFSDLMNELGLDSPSLAFHLRKLGDLIEKVNDEYVLTEEGIRAYKIITEVEGGVKDEKGVIEESDQGNFSTSFPSNVIRISNVAVYEISPDLVKSSKENKNKLRIDNIGILKIDDSVSPEDLKEIVDEISNVGVLICSSECSSSISSKMSRVGIITSSNGDILRTFSLLDKLFSGLPTVLPTVGSGQGVFSIGKRKTTVFDSPIQPSKACDVEANGSTLTLTQGEPHLKVECHSPDDAEVNLGDKMELEMDGCSAVLSLPELEKLNMEVDGSKAEVNISVKQVSIEADGSKADLNLAGCREVSIDSDASYIKGKLGFPSGGTLDIDVDASNVVFTLDLPDDVGVASAVDSDSSSYVRVPPMRQGEKNLKIRADVDAGEVVIITTRDRNW; from the coding sequence ATGGACATATTCGAAGCAATATCAAACGAGACGAGGAGGAAGGCAATCAAAATCCTAAAAGAGAAAGGAAAGGCTAGCTTTTCGGATTTAATGAACGAGTTGGGACTGGACAGCCCTTCTTTAGCGTTCCACTTAAGGAAACTAGGCGACTTGATCGAGAAAGTCAACGACGAGTATGTCCTCACAGAGGAGGGGATAAGGGCGTACAAAATAATAACGGAAGTCGAAGGAGGAGTTAAGGACGAGAAAGGGGTAATAGAGGAAAGCGATCAAGGGAACTTCTCCACCTCCTTTCCTTCAAACGTTATCAGAATTTCCAACGTAGCAGTTTATGAAATATCTCCAGATCTCGTAAAGTCGTCAAAGGAGAACAAGAACAAGTTGAGGATAGACAACATAGGGATATTGAAGATAGATGACTCGGTGAGTCCTGAGGATTTGAAAGAAATAGTAGATGAGATAAGCAACGTAGGAGTATTGATTTGTTCATCCGAGTGTAGTTCATCTATCTCCTCTAAAATGTCAAGAGTTGGGATAATAACGTCCTCAAACGGTGATATTTTAAGGACTTTTTCTCTACTAGACAAACTGTTCTCAGGATTACCTACTGTATTACCTACTGTCGGATCAGGTCAAGGTGTGTTCTCGATCGGAAAGAGGAAAACTACAGTTTTCGATTCCCCTATTCAACCTTCCAAGGCTTGTGACGTGGAGGCTAACGGAAGCACTTTAACCCTGACTCAAGGTGAACCACACCTGAAAGTTGAGTGTCATTCCCCTGACGATGCAGAGGTGAACTTGGGTGATAAAATGGAGCTCGAAATGGACGGCTGTAGTGCGGTTCTTAGCCTACCTGAGCTGGAGAAACTTAACATGGAAGTTGACGGTAGTAAGGCTGAGGTGAATATCAGTGTAAAGCAGGTTAGCATTGAAGCGGACGGTAGTAAGGCAGATCTAAACTTAGCAGGTTGTAGGGAAGTTAGCATAGATTCCGATGCTAGTTACATCAAAGGTAAGTTGGGCTTTCCATCAGGGGGGACTTTAGATATAGACGTAGACGCCTCCAACGTAGTGTTTACCTTGGATTTACCTGATGACGTCGGAGTGGCATCTGCCGTGGACAGTGACTCCAGCAGTTACGTTAGAGTTCCCCCTATGAGGCAGGGCGAGAAGAACCTGAAAATACGTGCTGACGTTGATGCCGGGGAAGTAGTGATAATTACAACTCGTGACAGGAACTGGTGA
- a CDS encoding FAD-binding oxidoreductase, which produces MEDRLSAVKGLDKEVGKLPDVVAYPRSEEDVVKIVEVALQEHVPLVPRGGGVSSARGIYVTLGGVMIDMRNMDKIESRKMEVIVDAGARYKFNARVYPTLWKYATVGGNFCGGSWGIGSLEYGISWDQVTEVRMVNPKGKLVTLRGGDVKVAAHAEGTTGIVTKLRVMTRENLPIESRVVTFNEFKEASSFTVKLYEELPPLYHMVLRSPEISRMTVGPEKWHLVLAWEKDKDVDVKGSDGTFLWENRDRFFAGAYRENFESYDYTTYHLPLREFSGVVMESSKFDPVIEVEFANDFKAHLDFMVRGRETMESLKRFLGKSTFDVDDVYLNSRLSRDHLQKILWYKRAYDKEDLFNPGKVKF; this is translated from the coding sequence ATGGAGGATAGGCTCTCTGCAGTCAAGGGATTGGACAAGGAGGTCGGCAAGTTACCTGATGTCGTAGCTTACCCAAGGAGCGAGGAGGACGTTGTCAAAATAGTGGAGGTAGCACTCCAGGAACACGTCCCCTTGGTTCCAAGAGGTGGAGGGGTGAGCAGTGCAAGGGGAATATATGTGACACTGGGAGGGGTGATGATCGATATGAGGAATATGGACAAAATTGAAAGCAGGAAGATGGAGGTCATCGTAGATGCGGGAGCAAGATACAAGTTTAACGCTAGGGTTTACCCTACTCTCTGGAAGTACGCCACCGTGGGTGGAAACTTCTGCGGTGGGTCCTGGGGGATAGGGTCTTTGGAGTACGGGATCTCATGGGATCAGGTCACAGAGGTCAGGATGGTCAACCCCAAGGGAAAACTGGTCACCCTCAGGGGAGGAGACGTGAAGGTAGCTGCTCACGCTGAGGGCACCACGGGCATAGTAACAAAGCTCAGGGTCATGACTAGAGAGAACCTCCCCATAGAGTCCCGCGTCGTTACTTTCAATGAATTTAAAGAAGCTTCGTCATTCACGGTGAAACTTTACGAGGAGTTACCCCCTCTCTATCACATGGTGCTCAGGTCGCCCGAGATCTCCAGGATGACTGTTGGGCCTGAAAAGTGGCACTTGGTTTTAGCTTGGGAGAAAGACAAAGACGTAGACGTGAAAGGCTCAGACGGAACCTTCCTTTGGGAGAACAGGGACAGGTTCTTCGCCGGAGCTTACAGGGAGAACTTTGAAAGCTACGATTACACCACATATCACCTGCCATTGAGGGAATTCAGCGGCGTTGTGATGGAGTCCTCTAAGTTCGATCCCGTAATTGAAGTAGAGTTCGCAAACGATTTCAAGGCCCATCTAGACTTTATGGTCAGAGGGAGGGAAACCATGGAGTCCCTTAAGCGGTTTCTTGGGAAGTCCACATTTGACGTTGACGACGTTTATCTCAACTCCAGGCTTTCAAGGGACCACTTGCAGAAGATATTGTGGTACAAGAGGGCTTACGACAAGGAGGACCTCTTCAACCCCGGAAAGGTGAAGTTCTAG
- a CDS encoding FAD-binding oxidoreductase, whose protein sequence is MINNLIKALRDEVKITDDPKTVTEKSRDFSHTSPFLLEEMKVHKADLVAYPRSEEDVVKIVEIALQEHLPLIPRAGGKNNVGGVIPMKGGVIVDMTLLDSLTVNYEDVVVGAGTPFSREGKMLFSPRVYPSTFSEGATVGGFFSGGSGGVGEFKYGRNWDHVLEVRMVNPKGKLVTLRGGDVKVAAHAEGTTGIVTKLRVMTRERRENPVMIEFDSLRESLNFVEKLFDGDYSVYHVTLRSPQMSKLSENITGVSTEKWNLLVVCEEECPSGNAEAGARIWEKRFLFFGGTITTAMGAFKRRMYYMVKDIPLEETLDKLTKVSETEAMIADVEFDVGRSSHPFILTDSPSVYRKVGEILGGTNFNLNSIHINDRLKPDHLHRILWYKRAYDKEDLFNPGKVRLDV, encoded by the coding sequence ATGATTAACAACCTTATCAAAGCCCTCAGGGATGAGGTGAAAATCACAGACGATCCCAAGACCGTCACGGAGAAATCAAGGGACTTCAGCCATACCTCGCCATTCCTTCTGGAGGAGATGAAGGTCCATAAAGCGGACCTAGTTGCTTACCCAAGGAGCGAGGAGGACGTCGTCAAAATAGTGGAGATAGCACTCCAGGAACACCTACCCCTTATCCCTAGGGCAGGAGGAAAGAACAATGTTGGTGGCGTAATACCTATGAAAGGTGGCGTAATAGTTGATATGACTCTACTGGACTCTCTGACGGTGAACTACGAAGACGTTGTTGTAGGGGCCGGGACTCCCTTCTCCAGGGAAGGGAAAATGTTGTTCTCGCCTAGGGTATATCCCTCCACATTCAGTGAGGGCGCAACGGTAGGAGGGTTCTTCTCCGGTGGGTCTGGAGGAGTTGGGGAGTTCAAGTACGGTAGAAACTGGGATCACGTCCTTGAGGTCAGGATGGTCAACCCCAAGGGAAAACTGGTCACCCTCAGGGGAGGAGACGTGAAGGTAGCTGCTCACGCTGAGGGCACCACGGGCATAGTAACAAAGCTCAGGGTCATGACTAGAGAGAGAAGGGAGAACCCGGTGATGATAGAGTTTGACTCGTTGAGGGAATCGCTTAACTTCGTGGAGAAGCTCTTCGACGGAGACTACTCAGTATATCACGTGACCCTCAGATCCCCTCAGATGTCTAAACTGTCCGAGAACATCACGGGAGTGTCAACTGAAAAGTGGAACTTGCTTGTAGTGTGTGAAGAGGAATGCCCTTCAGGGAACGCTGAGGCCGGTGCGAGGATCTGGGAGAAGAGGTTCCTCTTCTTCGGTGGTACGATAACGACAGCCATGGGAGCCTTTAAGAGGAGGATGTATTACATGGTGAAGGACATCCCTCTGGAGGAAACCTTAGATAAACTCACGAAGGTCTCAGAGACAGAAGCCATGATAGCAGACGTGGAGTTCGACGTTGGAAGGTCGTCACACCCTTTCATCTTGACCGACTCTCCCTCGGTTTATAGAAAGGTAGGTGAGATCTTGGGAGGGACCAACTTCAACTTGAATAGCATTCATATTAACGATAGATTGAAACCCGATCATTTGCACAGGATACTGTGGTACAAGAGGGCTTACGACAAGGAGGACCTCTTCAACCCCGGAAAGGTGAGGTTGGACGTATAA
- a CDS encoding dihydroorotase, which produces MIISNVKTPTPQGIIEVDVEIEGERIRKIGKSLNGQERRDFHGMLLLPGGVDNHVHIFKRYLKVPTTDTVKESTIASIYGGTTTVIDFAFADHSPNVEERTSQFSESVTNYSFHVFADDWSENVRKYSESFNSVKYMMVKYADLNPSLEGIKRISDNLRGYVMVHAEDEELISALSSNRRGPPILHAEVRRDETEWAAVGRVVPLIRKGLIAHVSSGTTLDVKGHLLAETTLHHLILDRKVYERKDAHRFVTSPPVRDPEELWRRIDKVSMIGTDHNWFDAEVKDAHREFPDLVPGLPGVELRLPMVLTEFMKRGLPLYRAVELLSINPAIINALDTGRLEEGFRADLVIYNPNVKWRVSANNTHMADWTPYEGYEVTGRPEYVFRNGELVLEQGEVHESKGKLLKRND; this is translated from the coding sequence GTGATAATCTCTAACGTGAAGACCCCTACACCGCAGGGGATCATCGAAGTCGATGTCGAGATTGAGGGAGAGAGAATAAGGAAGATAGGAAAGAGCTTGAACGGTCAAGAAAGGAGAGACTTTCACGGGATGCTTCTCTTACCCGGAGGAGTTGACAACCACGTCCACATCTTCAAGAGATACCTTAAGGTGCCTACCACGGACACAGTGAAGGAAAGCACAATAGCTTCCATCTATGGAGGAACCACGACCGTGATAGACTTCGCCTTCGCAGATCACAGTCCCAACGTCGAAGAAAGGACGTCCCAGTTCTCGGAAAGCGTTACAAATTACTCATTTCATGTTTTCGCAGATGATTGGAGTGAAAACGTGAGAAAGTACTCTGAGAGCTTCAACTCGGTGAAATACATGATGGTGAAGTACGCCGACCTGAACCCATCGCTGGAAGGGATCAAGAGGATCTCGGACAACCTGAGAGGTTACGTGATGGTTCACGCGGAAGACGAGGAACTGATCTCGGCGCTCTCCTCTAACAGGAGAGGTCCTCCTATACTTCACGCTGAGGTAAGGAGAGATGAGACCGAATGGGCCGCTGTAGGAAGAGTCGTACCGTTGATAAGGAAAGGACTGATAGCTCATGTCAGCTCAGGGACAACCTTAGACGTGAAGGGACATCTCCTCGCTGAAACTACCCTCCATCATTTGATTTTGGACAGGAAGGTATACGAAAGGAAGGACGCCCACAGGTTCGTGACCTCTCCTCCGGTTCGTGACCCGGAGGAACTATGGAGAAGGATAGACAAAGTATCCATGATAGGTACTGACCACAACTGGTTTGACGCGGAAGTGAAGGACGCTCACAGGGAATTCCCGGATCTTGTCCCGGGTCTCCCAGGGGTGGAACTGAGGTTACCCATGGTCTTGACGGAGTTCATGAAGAGGGGATTGCCCCTCTACAGAGCTGTGGAACTTCTCTCCATCAACCCAGCCATAATTAACGCACTGGACACGGGGAGGCTGGAGGAGGGGTTCAGGGCTGACTTAGTGATCTACAACCCTAACGTGAAGTGGAGGGTAAGCGCTAACAACACCCACATGGCAGACTGGACTCCTTACGAGGGTTACGAGGTTACGGGTAGGCCTGAGTACGTCTTCAGGAACGGTGAACTGGTGCTGGAACAAGGTGAGGTTCACGAAAGTAAGGGAAAACTGTTGAAGAGAAATGATTGA
- a CDS encoding oxidoreductase, protein MSNPLLEPIRIGKVTLRNRVAMAPMISNLGTPEGYPTDAHIMYLAERAKGGASLILTEYTYVNRVDARGSVNELGLYSDELTPKFMRLTDMIHSFGSKIFVQLVHAGRKTKRDVIWGNTPIAPSPIPLMDEVKEMTSEDVERVKEDFVSASLRARRAGFDGVELHGAHGYLLAQFLSPAINKRKDEYSDGVNLVKEIVREIKDKAKITVGIRLSSTEFDPEGLTPERVAEIGEELVKAGIDYIHLSAGRDGPMNSSAPFYYGKPSFLKEAMTVRERVKNIPLLVVGSVISMEDALKVREVADVVVLGRELLAEPHWLKKVNAGLPVRPCIRCNQSCRGMVYREVRCDVNPEVGWEILPPMERGEGEVKVVGGGIMGLEASRVLALRGFSVTLYEKEKIGGQFNKFRDPWKVREFGELIKFYERELDRLHVKVVLREGKCEENCVVATSEEPPEFPQVKGKMVAIDSNLYAYHDYAFELARENEVYITERSISWMDRTREYFLRTELEKVGVKVVEKAPDADVEISKFVDDQPSVGKSIKAGYWMGRSFSPIQRNP, encoded by the coding sequence ATGTCTAATCCTCTCCTCGAACCTATAAGGATAGGGAAGGTCACCCTCAGGAATAGGGTGGCAATGGCGCCTATGATAAGTAACCTCGGTACACCGGAGGGATATCCTACCGACGCTCACATCATGTACCTAGCTGAAAGGGCTAAGGGAGGAGCAAGCTTAATCCTTACAGAGTACACCTACGTTAATCGAGTTGACGCCAGGGGATCGGTGAACGAGCTTGGACTCTACTCCGACGAGCTCACACCCAAGTTCATGAGGCTAACTGACATGATACACTCCTTTGGTTCCAAGATATTCGTCCAGCTCGTCCACGCGGGCAGGAAGACGAAGCGTGACGTGATATGGGGCAATACTCCCATCGCGCCCTCCCCTATCCCCCTCATGGACGAAGTTAAGGAAATGACGTCCGAGGACGTGGAGAGAGTTAAGGAAGACTTCGTGTCAGCGTCACTCCGTGCCAGAAGGGCGGGTTTCGACGGAGTGGAGCTCCACGGAGCCCACGGATACCTCCTGGCTCAGTTCCTCTCCCCTGCTATCAACAAGAGGAAGGACGAGTACTCCGACGGTGTGAACTTAGTGAAGGAAATAGTGAGGGAAATCAAGGACAAGGCAAAAATCACGGTGGGGATCAGGCTGAGCTCCACTGAGTTCGACCCGGAAGGGTTGACCCCAGAGCGTGTTGCAGAGATAGGGGAAGAGCTAGTGAAGGCTGGGATTGATTACATTCACCTCTCCGCGGGCAGGGATGGGCCGATGAACTCAAGTGCCCCGTTCTACTACGGGAAGCCGTCCTTCCTCAAGGAAGCCATGACCGTAAGGGAGAGAGTGAAAAACATTCCCCTTTTGGTGGTAGGTTCGGTGATAAGCATGGAAGACGCCCTCAAGGTGAGGGAAGTTGCAGACGTGGTCGTCCTCGGGAGAGAGTTACTCGCCGAACCACACTGGCTCAAGAAGGTGAACGCGGGCCTACCAGTCAGGCCGTGCATAAGGTGTAACCAATCCTGTAGGGGAATGGTCTACAGAGAGGTGAGGTGCGACGTGAACCCAGAGGTAGGCTGGGAGATCCTTCCTCCGATGGAGAGAGGTGAAGGTGAAGTTAAGGTCGTGGGAGGAGGGATCATGGGACTTGAAGCGTCGAGGGTTCTAGCCTTGAGGGGTTTCTCGGTGACATTGTATGAGAAGGAGAAGATAGGAGGTCAGTTCAATAAGTTCAGAGATCCTTGGAAGGTAAGGGAGTTCGGAGAGTTAATCAAGTTTTACGAAAGGGAGCTGGATAGGCTCCATGTGAAGGTAGTCCTCAGGGAGGGTAAGTGTGAAGAAAACTGCGTGGTAGCTACGTCAGAGGAACCTCCTGAGTTCCCTCAGGTAAAGGGAAAGATGGTCGCGATAGACTCCAACCTGTACGCGTATCACGACTACGCGTTCGAACTTGCCAGGGAAAACGAGGTGTACATCACCGAGAGGTCAATCAGCTGGATGGACAGAACGAGGGAGTATTTCCTGAGGACTGAGCTGGAGAAGGTCGGGGTGAAGGTGGTAGAAAAGGCTCCTGATGCAGACGTTGAGATCTCAAAGTTCGTGGACGACCAACCCAGCGTGGGTAAGTCCATCAAGGCGGGTTATTGGATGGGGAGGAGCTTCTCACCAATTCAGAGAAATCCATAA
- a CDS encoding creatininase family protein, with protein sequence MKLLEITRDMVKGKIGVIPVGSVEQHGPHLPMGTDSLMAEWLASSLESSHREEVVLFPTLAYGCSFEHGKQPFLGVSYVTMINFLTELMESAKHSGISSVIVVNGHGGNESLLDVVRRQVNFKNDRFKIHLFSLVGRDKGLFSVVDMHAGSLETSRMFFIRPELVRIDKVKEIKDFSVKDGVFQFLSTDQANPYGVINVGGEIEVNREKGEESMKRALADLESLFMKVKSTLKE encoded by the coding sequence ATGAAACTACTAGAAATAACTAGAGACATGGTTAAGGGAAAGATAGGCGTCATACCCGTGGGTAGTGTGGAGCAACACGGCCCACATCTCCCCATGGGCACTGACTCCCTCATGGCGGAGTGGCTTGCCTCGTCTCTGGAGTCCTCACACAGGGAGGAAGTAGTCCTCTTCCCAACCCTGGCTTACGGATGCTCCTTCGAACACGGGAAGCAACCTTTCCTGGGGGTCTCCTACGTCACTATGATAAATTTCCTAACAGAGCTCATGGAGAGCGCTAAGCACTCCGGCATATCGTCTGTAATCGTGGTAAACGGCCACGGAGGGAACGAAAGCTTGCTCGACGTAGTAAGGAGGCAGGTCAACTTCAAGAACGACCGTTTCAAGATCCACCTCTTTTCCCTGGTGGGGAGGGATAAAGGTTTGTTCAGCGTGGTCGATATGCACGCAGGATCCCTTGAGACTTCAAGGATGTTCTTCATTAGGCCTGAACTGGTGAGAATAGATAAAGTGAAGGAGATCAAAGACTTCAGCGTGAAGGACGGTGTATTTCAGTTCCTCTCCACAGACCAAGCAAACCCTTACGGCGTGATCAACGTAGGAGGCGAGATAGAGGTAAACAGGGAGAAAGGAGAGGAGTCAATGAAGAGGGCCTTGGCCGACTTGGAGTCCCTTTTCATGAAGGTGAAGTCTACATTGAAAGAGTGA